A window of Blastocatellia bacterium genomic DNA:
CGTTTATATTTTTCAAGCAACTATGGACACACGACCAGAAGATTTGTTGATTACCCCAGTAGTTGCAGAAAATAGCAAAATTCAATATGTTGCTAGCTCAATTGTTACAGCAATGATTACAGGTGGAATTGCTATTTTAGATGAAGGCAACAGAATGTCAGAAAAATCCTGGGCCTCTCTTGCACCGCTTCTAGATACTCGCCGTTATGTAGAATCTATTGTTTCAGGTCTAAAAGTAAAAGCTCATCCAGATTTCCGCATTGTTGCAACAATGAATGATGATGCAAGCACTTTTGAAATACCAGAATATATTCACTCACGTCTTCAACCACAAATTTATCTTGATTTCCCAGATCGAGAGGAAGAATTAGCTATTTTAAGAGAAAATCTTCCTTTTGTGGATGAGAAAATTTTAAGCTATGTAGCCAATTTTCTAGCCCGTTGTCATATGGCAGACGAACCTTACACGGTGCGAGATGGGATAAATATGGCTCGTTATGTTGCTAAACGTTTAAGTTATGGGCCAACGGATTATCGCCATCTAATGCAGGAAGCAATGATAAGTGTTTTAGGTGAAAGTGCTTTACGTTACGCAGAATAAAAGTTGTTAAATAGATGCAAAACCAAGAATTATACTTAGAAAAATGTGGTCAATTTGTTTTATTGCCTGTTGTGCATCACTCCTATGAGTTTACTTTGGCTGCTCGTGCTGCATTTGAAAGGCTCTCGCCCGTAGGAGTCGCGCTAGAATATCCTTTTGTTTTACAGAATTTGATTTTTCAAGCTATTGATCGGCTGCCTCGTGTATCTGTCTTGCTCTATGGTAATGATAATAAAAACTTTATTCGTGTTGAGCCAATCGATCCTTTTGTTGAAGTTGGACGTTGTGCGCGTGAAAAACATATAGAAATGCGCTGTATTGATTTAGCAATGCTGGATTACCCACAGGTTTATGACCCAATGCCAGACACTTACGCGCTAAATTATTTGGGACATAAAAAATACTGTGAAATGCTTTTGTCAAAGCCAGTTGAGCATTTGCCAGAAGATGATAAACGAGAAGAAGCTATGGTATTCCACTTAAGAGAGTTGGAGCATAAGCTAGCTTGGACAGGTAAACTTAATAGCAATCATCCTATTTTGGTACTTTGCGGACTACGGCATTTAGCTGGACTTAAGGAAAAGCTAAATTCTACTCCATTAAACCCGCAAGAAATTCGTCCTAAAGCAAAACTTTATCATCTTAGCCCGCTTTCACTAGGTGAAATAATGGGACAATTTCCTTTTTTAACGGCTGTTTATGAACTCCAGCGCAATTTTATCAACACAGCCAAACCCGCTGATGAAAAGCCTTCTAGCTCTTTATCAAACGTTATTAATAGCCTTAAGTCGTATCTTGAAGAGCCGACGATTAAAACCACATCAAAGGCCCAAGATACTTTTGAGGAGCTAGTAAGCAATACTAGTAATCTTACCAGCATAAAACAAGGATTTAAGGTAGTTTCAGGTAAGGCAACAGAAAAATTGCCTGAAATTGCTCAACGCGCACACTTGGACGTTGCAAACATCGTATCTAGTCGGGATCGCAATGAAATTTTAGTGCGCTATTTAATGTGGTGTCGCTCTTATTATGAACAAGAAATCAATGAGCGACTTAATCCACAACAAATGTTTTTGCTAATTTCCTTTGCTCCTAAATATGCACATGTTAAAAACTCTTTGTTGCCAGACTTTTATGAGCTATTAATTGCTGGTCGGGGTTCGATTAACTCACATTTTTGCTATAGGATGTGGGAACTTGGCACAAATTACCCTTGCCAAGAGGGACATAGCGAATTAGACATCATTGAGCTAAGAGCAGAAGATATCTTTCCACTAATTAATAAAGTTAGAATGAATCCCCACGCACCGCTTAAACCACGTTCTTCTTTACCAAGATTTCTAAACCGTAAGGATAAGCAAAAACGCGCTGATTTAGATAAAGACCTACGTTTTGATCCTCATAGTATTTGCTCATATCCTCCAGAAGATATTGTGTTAGAAGGCTATGGAAATTACTTAAGAAACAAAGGAAAAAATATTCTTAGTGAAGAACGAAAAAGGATACGTCCTTTTGAGTCTTCTTTGTTAGATGGGGTGGATATTAGGGAGACTATCCGTAACTGGCACACAGGAAAAATTTATGTTCAAGAATCAGGGCTGGTAAAAGGCTCGGTTGATTCAGTAGTAGTAATTTTTGATGAAGATGGGGCGCAATATCCTTATACAATGACTTGGTTAGGCGAACATGATCAAGAGTCCGACATGGCTTTTTATGCAACTAACCCTGATGAAAGGCAAGTTGCAAAGGGTATTCGTAAAGCTGTTTATGGTGGGTTTATGATGAGCATGCCGCCTGGTAGACTTTATGATGTTTTTTCTGACCCTGCTTATAGGATTGCTGCTAATTATGCAGAAAAGTTACTTTTAGCGGCACTAGATTATAGCTTAGAAAAATTTGTTATTTATGCAGCCCCAAAACCACCAAGACCATTTTTTCAAGTTCTAGCAGGTCGTTATGGAAAACGAATAATTTATCTTTCTCTAAAACAGTTATCTCCTGTAATGTTACAAAAAATTCGGACTTTTCATATTCTTGCTGATAAGTCTGTGCGGCAATATGCAAAAGATTATGTATGGTGATAAAAACCATGTTATTTTTTGTAACTCATAGAAATCTTAGAAATCGAAGTTGCTAACATCAAACTTAAGTTAGATAGGGTTAGTTAAACGATAAACAACTTGGAGAAAAATGACCGATCCT
This region includes:
- a CDS encoding AAA family ATPase, which produces MKDNLDKPAKHRRTVQIDGVSIHLAHPDELPLRWIGQQELILQLHACWKLIDERDVPLSPRLIGKPGVGKTTLAYAAAKMLEQDVYIFQATMDTRPEDLLITPVVAENSKIQYVASSIVTAMITGGIAILDEGNRMSEKSWASLAPLLDTRRYVESIVSGLKVKAHPDFRIVATMNDDASTFEIPEYIHSRLQPQIYLDFPDREEELAILRENLPFVDEKILSYVANFLARCHMADEPYTVRDGINMARYVAKRLSYGPTDYRHLMQEAMISVLGESALRYAE